One genomic window of Mercenaria mercenaria strain notata chromosome 2, MADL_Memer_1, whole genome shotgun sequence includes the following:
- the LOC123562955 gene encoding organic cation transporter protein-like yields the protein MSDNPSPDRIIEDLGGCGRFQVRMSIVVHMMKTLVTFSVTSMIIISPTPKWWCDDESKYKNISSCVQHENGTQTIVCTLESCSVNWSACNNYGYSETGTIVEEFNLVCNQDYIPSTVMTLQVAGTLAGNLLAGQISDMFGRKPPFFTSIVILIVSNLIGFLSFNWIMFAVARVLVGLGAGCFLSVQYSLLSEFSLAKWRSWIIGFPSWPIQACVFALLGWLIQDWRHIQLLCCLLGVPCLLAWFVIPESFRWYIAHDKPEKAEVIIRRIAAFNKRQLYHVGHLIEKPKSTTPSFHKYSVIDMLSSKLLIRITLLSALNWFALGLVSYGLAFEIQALSGNVYLNFFLFSLVGIPSKGIGIWLQNRLGRRLLTMVCYAIVGICGIIVGTVQSINAENRDILTNTFALIAYAIIALAWGPIQTMTIELYPTVIRNVSFGTLGVVGRVGAMVGPQLVYLNNYVTGLLYFVCGAVSFICVAGCVGLPETKDSNLSDKLGETKNVATPV from the exons ATGAGCGACAATCCAAGCCCTGATCGCATTATAGAAGATCTTGGAGGATGTGGAAGGTTCCAAGTGCGCATGAGTATCGTCGTTCACATGATGAAAACACTCGTCACTTTCAGCGTGacgtcgatgattataatttcacCTACGCCAAAATGGTGGTGTGATGACGAGtcaaaatataagaatatttcGTCATGTGTTCAACATGAAAATGGAACTCAGACTATAGTTTGTACACTGGAAAGTTGTTCGGTAAATTGGTCTGCCTGTAACAACTATGGATACAGCGAAACAGGAACTATCGTGGAAGAG ttcAATTTGGTATGTAACCAAGATTACATACCAAGTACGGTAATGACACTCCAAGTAGCTGGTACGCTTGCGGGGAATCTTTTAGCTGGCCAGATTTCGGACATGTTCGGACGTAAACCCCCATTTTTCACATCCATAGTCATTTTGATAGTTTCCAACTTAATCGGATTCCTTTCCTTTAATTGGATCATGTTCGCCGTGGCTAGAGTTTTAGTAGGACTTGGAGCAGGATGCTTTCTTTCAGTTCAGTACAGCTTGCTTTCCGAGTTTTCTTTGGCAAAATGGCGTTCATGGATCATCGGGTTCCCTTCATGGCCAATTCAAGCATGTGTATTCGCTCTTCTTGGTTGGTTGATTCAAGATTGGCGACATATTCAGTTGCTATGCTGCTTGCTTGGTGTACCGTGCCTCTTGGCTTGGTT CGTTATTCCAGAAAGTTTCCGATGGTATATAGCTCATGATAAGCCCGAGAAAGCTGAGGTCATTATTCGAAGAatagctgcgttcaataaacgccaGTTATATCACGTGGGACACCTTATTGAGAAACCGAAATCAACAACTCCAAGTTTTCACAAATACTCGGTGATCGACATGTTAAGTTCCAAGCTGCTTATTCGAATAACGTTACTATCTGCTTTAAATTG GTTTGCACTGGGCCTGGTGTCGTACGGACTTGCCTTTGAAATACAAGCTCTCTCTGGGAACGTTTACCTTAACTTCTTCCTGTTTTCATTAGTCGGTATACCTTCAAAGGGTATAGGAATATGGCTACAAAACAG GCTTGGTCGCCGGTTATTGACAATGGTATGTTACGCAATTGTTGGCATTTGTGGAATTATTGTTGGCACTGTGCAATCAATAA ATGCTGAAAACCGTGATATACTGACAAATACGTTTGCTCTCATTGCGTATGCCATCATCGCCCTAGCTTGGGGTCCAATACAGACAATGACCATAGAGCTATACCCTACTGTTATCAG AAATGTAAGTTTTGGAACATTGGGTGTTGTCGGGAGAGTTGGTGCAATGGTTGGACCTCAACTTGTTTACCTC AACAATTATGTGACGGGTTTGCTGTATTTCGTATGTGGGGCGGTATCGTTTATTTGTGTAGCTGGATGTGTGGGACTTCCGGAAACAAAAGACTCGAATCTAAGCGATAAACTTGGAGAAACGAAAAATGTTGCGACACCAGTGTAG